The window AGCCGCAGAGTGCGGTGGTGCGAGAGGCGATCCGCGACTACAGCGACCGGATCGGCAGGCTGAGCGAGGCGGAGCGATTGGCGCTCCTCGAACGCTTCGACGAGCTCGTACCTCGCATCCCACGCCGTCCGCTCAGAGAGGTGGAAAAAGAGCTGGACGAGCTTCGGGAGGCGCGCCGGACGGGAGGCCGTCGGACGGTGGAAAAACGCCGACGATGATCCTCCTCGACACCTCCGTCTTAATCGATAGTCTGACCGGTCCCCGCCGCTCGGCTCCCGCCCTTCGCCGAGCGATCGAGGCGGGCGAGCGGATACTTCTTCCGGCGCTCGTGCTCTACGAATGGTTGAGAGGACCCAGAAAGCGGCAAGAGCTCACGGCTCAGGAAGCGATTTTTCCGCGAGAGACCGCGGTCCCCTTTGGCTCGTCCGAGGCTGCCGTCGCAGCCATGCTCTACACGAAGGTGACGCGACCACGCGGCCGAGAGCTCGATCTTGCGATCGCGGCCTGCGCGCTGACCCACGACGCTCGCCTGTGGACTCTGAACCTGGAGGACTTCGACGACGTCCCCGGTCTCGAGCTCCTCTCGACGTTCTGACGTTCGTTCCCGACGTTGAGCGAAGGACGGCCATGAGAATTCAGCGAGACAATGGGAAGCTATCAACCGGTGCGAAGGATGGAGATATATCTGTCTCGTACAAGTCGGTCGCGCACCCGCGAGTCCGCCCGGGTGGGCTTGCTTGTCGCCTTCTCTTTTATTCCGTGCGCAGAGTCTCGATGGGATCGATGGCAGCGGCGGCGCGAGCCGGGAAGAAGTTGGCGGCGGCGGCGACCACGACGAGGACGAGCGGGAAGCCGAGGAAGCTCAACGGGTCGAGCCGATCGACGCCGAAGAGAAAGCTTTCGATCGACCATGACACCACGAGCGCCGCTCCCAGCCCCAGGGCGACTCCGGCGGCAACGGGCGTCATCCCACTGCGCCACGTCATCGCCAAAACGTGACCGGCACGAGCACCGAGGGCCATCCGGATCCCGATCTCCTGCCGGCGCTGACGCACGGAGCTCGAGATCACGCTGTGGATCCCGACCGCGGCGAGCGCCAGAGCGAGCACCGCGAACGTCGATAAGAAAACGGCGTGGAAGCGGGGCGGGCCGAGTGCGTCGTCGACGTGATCCCGAAGCGTACCGAATTGAGCCACGGGCTGACGAGGGTCCAGCGCGGCAAGGCCCGAACGAACCGGTCGCACCAAATCGAGAGGGAACGCGATCGTTCGCGCGACCAGAACCATGGTCGGTACGGGGGCGACGGAATAGGGGAGGTACATCGCCGCCTCTGGCTCTTCGTCGAGCGACGACTCGCGTGCGTTTCCGACGATACCGATGACCTCGAGCCAGGGCCCGTCGGGGGAAGGACCGAGGCGGCTTCCGAGCGCGCCACCACCTGGCCAGAGCGAGGCGGCCATCGCCTCGTTCACCACCACGACGCCGCCGGTCTCCCAGGTCTCGACGGGATCGAAGCTTCGCCCGGAAAGGAGCGTCATCCCGAAGGCCTCGAAGTAGTCTCCTCCCACCGCGCGGTAGTTGAACGCGGGAAAGCGGTTTCCGCTCGCTGGGGGACGTCCCTCGACGTACGCCGGATAGGAAGAGTTGCCGCCGTCGAGCGGAAGACGATGGACC is drawn from Vicinamibacteria bacterium and contains these coding sequences:
- a CDS encoding ribbon-helix-helix protein, CopG family, whose protein sequence is MATRKVTFTLDIETVARLRRASERLSKPQSAVVREAIRDYSDRIGRLSEAERLALLERFDELVPRIPRRPLREVEKELDELREARRTGGRRTVEKRRR
- a CDS encoding type II toxin-antitoxin system VapC family toxin, coding for MILLDTSVLIDSLTGPRRSAPALRRAIEAGERILLPALVLYEWLRGPRKRQELTAQEAIFPRETAVPFGSSEAAVAAMLYTKVTRPRGRELDLAIAACALTHDARLWTLNLEDFDDVPGLELLSTF